TGGACAAAATGCTACATGACtacaatataattaataacACAGTAACCTTAGGGAACGGTCTGTGTCATTTTGCACGTTGTGTTTATATCTAACAAATAAATAGCTTTGGTGAGCAAGTGTCCACAAGTACTGAGTACAATCTTCTTTAAAATACACTGACTAGGCTTGAGCAAtactgtgctgtgaaaaagtatttgccccatactgatttcttctgtttttgtgtatctctcatactaaattgtttcagaaattaaaacaaaatctaagataaaagaaaggcaatgtttttaaatgctaatgttatttattgaagccaaaataattatccaataccaactgggcctttgtgaaaatgtatttgcccctgtggTTACTAATTCCCTCAAATCTaggaaactgcattcataatgtggttcagctggactagacacaatcagacctgattactgcaaaccctgttcaagcaaatcaacattttagtagaactttttcaacagcatgaagttggttaaaaggtcttacccagtaacacactatgctgaaatttacagaaattccagaaatgatgaggaagagggtgattaaaatacatcaatctgggaagggttacaaagctatttcaaaggctctgggactccaaaggaccacaatgagagccattatctccaaatatAAAAACTTAGCACAGTATTAAACAATCcaagaagtggctgaccttccaaaattcctccaagagcacagcactGACTCATCCATGAAGTCTCAAAAGAGCCATGgataacatcaaaggaactacaggcacctcttgcatcaataaaggtcactgttcatgactccactatcagaacgacactgggaaaaaatggcatccatggaagagtggcgaggtgaaaaccactgctaacccagaagaacattaaagctcatctgaattttgccaaaacgcaCTTTGATGATTTTGGGAGaagttttgtggactgatgagtgaaATGTTGgaaagacaggggtcccgttacatctggcatgaaccaaacacagaatcccacaaaaagaacatcatacctacggtcaagcatggtggtggaagcgtgatggtgtggggatgctttgctgcttcaggtcctatgcaacttgcagtaattgagggaaacatgaattctgctctctaccagaaaatcttaaaggagaatgtctggtctacagtctgtaagttgaaactcaagcgcaactggattctgcagcaagacaatgattcaaagcataggagtaaatcctagtcctagaagtaaattaaagactgatctccagttttaagaagtgtttggttgcagttattgctgctaaaggtagcACAGccagatttttaattttaaggggacagttagtttttcacattggtttcacattggtgataagtgttgaataactttttttgcttcagttaaaaataaataaataaaaactattgtgtgtttactcaggttgtctttgttttatgttgtattttgtttgaaggtctaaaactatttagtatgagatatacacaaaaactgaagaaatcaggatggggtaaatactttttcacagcactgcacagtcacaatatatataaaaacatgtagGCAGCATGGTGGGCAGCAGGAAGCACAGCTGTAGGGTCTCTTTTTTGATCGTAAGCTTGGGATACTGTCTGTGTACAGTTTTGCATGCTCTCCTTCTTTCTGCATGGGTTTTGtctgggttttctggtttcctcccactcccaaaaacatggtaggtgtgtgtgtgtctgcaatAGACTGGCATCCTATCTAGGGTGTGTTCATGCATAACGGACAATGGTCCAGCGAAAGGCTCTGgatccctgaccaggataatggttactgaaaatgaattaattaaattaatatttgaagACGTTTTAAGGGTACATAATATGTATCACAATATTCACTTTTGCTAACAAAATACCAACGAACAAAATACCAACAATCAAACCACTTGACAagtagaacgtaaatggcatcaaaccaaattggtagtatttcaaacagcatgaaaggaggaaggagaggctcctgaactatagaaaatctcttaatgatgctagaaaagtctatctctccaccttaatagaaaaaaacaaaaacaattatacatttctattgaacatgGTAGCAAAagtaactaggaataaaaccaccacagaaaaaGGCACACAACAACAATTATTATATAGcagcgaagatttcatgaattttttcattggtaaagttgaaatTATTAGATATGAAATTCAGACTattcatttaaaaccagacagttttataactaaccctgtaaatgataatatagcaatatcagatcaatgattagaatgttttactccccttagagagactgaagaaagactagcttcattaatctcatcagcaaaatcatcaacttgtatactagatcccttacctacatgtttctttaaacagatatgtccaggagtaattgaaccccttctaaaaataatcagttCTTTCATTAGCACTGGCTAtatacctaaatcatttaaactagcagttattaaacccctgattaaaaaacctgacctcaacccctttcaattgtccagctataggccaatatcaaatctcccctttatctcaagatcttagaaaaggctGTAGCACAGCAGCAATGCTTGaacctacataggaataacattcatgaaatgtatcagtcaggatttagacatCATCATAGTacagagacagcactggttaaagtagtaaacgacctactattggcctctgatcagggttgagTCTCTTtgtttgtgttacttgaccttagtgtagcttttgatactatagatcatactattctccttgatagactagaaaatgttgttggcattaagggaatggtcctctcctggctcacgtcttatttgaccgatcgctATCAGTTCGTGGATttaaatggtgacttctccatgcatagcgaggttaaatttggtgttccgcTAGGTTTTACTtgatatatgctacctctgggtcaaattattcgtaaacatggaattagcttccactgttatgctgatgatacacagttgtatgattcagcgaagccagatgacagacagcagcttaataaagttgaggaatgtgtaaaagacattagacactggatgcttattaatttccttttacttaattctgacaagacagaagtacttgtactaggaccacatgcagctagaagtaagcttttgattacacagtaactctggatggcctttctgtttcatcatgttcaGCATTAAAAGACCTTGATGTGATtactgactccagtctttcatttgatgctcatgaagataatattactaggatagccttctttcatctcagaaatattgctaagataagaaatataatgtcactacatgatgaagaaatattagttcatgctttcgtcacctctaggttggattattgtaatgccttactgtctgtatgttccagtaggtgcgtaaacaaactccagttagttcagaatgcagctgctagagtccttactagaaccaaaatgtatgaccacatcaccccgatcttatccacactgcattggctcccagtaaggGAGGATGGGCTCacaggatgggttcccttctgagtctggttcctctcaaggtttcttcctcatttcatcttagggagtttttccttgccgttgtcgccaccagcttgctcaatagggataaattcacacacttaaaatctgtatcctgtgttcatatgtttctgtaaagctgctttgagacaatgtccattgttaaaagcactatacaaataaaattgaattgaattgaatcaggcCCTGCTGAAAAAGTGATTGGTTTTCTGGTAAACACTTTCCCAACAGTACCTAATTGTTTCTCGTTcttaattcatttataaatcCAGGGTGTATACTGTGTCTTGCTGATTACATTGCTCCATCTTTATTGCAGAAGTTCATTAGGTCCATTGACTCATCAACAAATCACAATGTATTGCAAAATCACCATCAGAGACTACCAGCATCCTATGGGACACTTTTAAACCTGATCTGAAAACCATCAAATGTCTCTGGAAACAGTCACAGATCATTTGTTAAACCATGTGCACTCTTTATGCTGTGATAACAACTCATATGGCGTCCATGATTATGCAAAACAGCCATATTATTTATCCACccacccccaaaacaaacaaacaaacacaatactCTCATCAACACAGACAGCACATCATTTATCGTCATATACATGTAGATATGGCGTCATCTTATTATCACCCATCCCAGTTACTTAATATAAATGCAACCACCAAAAGTCCCTACTCAAAGCTTACAAAAAGTATTCATATTTAAACAAACCAATGATAAAGGCTCTCGAATGAGACGTGACACATCTGCAAATATTATGACACAAAGACCAGGCCCTGATCCACTACAAAGTCTTCACACATAAACATAATCCCAAATGAACCCAAACACATACACGGGCAGACGTGCGCATATTAATCTAAGCTCTACACAAACAACCCCACTGCTTGCGCAACAATATTGTGAATCCACTCTGAATAGTACAGCGTTACACAAGATCTGCTCCACAGCTGAGGCTATGCACAGACATGCCAAAAGGAGGTAGATAAATCACAAATGGTAGGTACAGTGGTGCCTACTGCAGAGAGCCACTTATTACCTTATATTATTACCATGTATGGTGATGTACTGTTACTTTAGGGAAGGGTAGTTATAACTGCCTTCATAAATCCATCATGCCActgatgtgtgaatgtgaatgtatatgAGTGCACTTGTTTCTCACCAGAACAAAGTTGCCCTTTGGAGCGGATGCAGCTGAAGTCGTCACACTCACAGTATTTGCCCCACACCTTCCCAAAGTCTCTTGAGTGACAGCTACATTGGCCACACACGCAGTCGCCTCGTCCATTGCAGATAGCTGCACCAGGGGAGGGTTTACAGCTGTCTGTGTCGTTGGGATTGAAGTCGGCCTCGGTGCATTCGCAATGTGGCCCTAGGCGTCCTGAGTCACACCGACACACACCGCACTCCAGTGTGCCATTATTACAGGTGGGGCTAGCAGGCTGGGCAGAATCTTGGCATGAGCAGTTGCATGCGAAATTGACGGTCACCTGCAGTGTTTCTTTAAAACCTAGAGGCTTGATGCTGAATGTATGACTCTTCACTTTTGGACAGCTACGGAGCTTTGCCTCTACACTGAATGACACCTAAATGAGATATACAGagatacatgtttttattttgatacAATCTTATTACCATATGTCCCAGCCTGGGAATAAAGGTGTGACTCTAGTGATTATAGAGGATATGTTCTGACCTTATATCACCCTATGTTTGTCAGTTTCTTTCAGGCTTGGTTTTTATTAAAGGTATAGTCAGTGATTTTGGTGGGAGGTAGgtgattggggaaaaaaaaaaaaccctttccatTCAGGAGTTCATCCAAAGTCACATCTAAAATATAGGGAGCTTTCTTAGTAAGATTCACAAGTCTGGATTTTTGTGGTCCACATCATTTGTTTATAGTGCCAGAGATGCCACTATGATTGAAGCATCTCCTCTTAATAGTTATTTAATTGACAGATGACGGAATGTGTTAAGAACTGTGCTAATTATTACAAAAAGTAACACTAATCTcacatttatttgtctttttcataTGTATTTGTATTGCATATATAgaaaaatttattaaatgtcACAGCCCAAATTACAGGGAGTGACGACACGAGACATCTACAGCATATTAGGTATAAGTTCAGCTTGTATCAGCATGTCTGTAAGAGACAAGTACATGAGTGCAGAAGAAAAGAATTCCAGACATTTACTGGTGCAAGTCTAAGGATGTTTTCACGCTTGAGTTTTGAACCGACCTGAGGAAGTTTACACTGAGTTAAGTGTGTTTGCTCAAGTTTATAAGCTGTTTTCAGACCTGAgtgtgtgctcacttttgtgtTCCACACTGAACTTGTTTGCACTGGATAAAAATCTTCACAAGTAAAAAGAAatgggaaatatatttactggatttattatatttattggaaatatatttactgaaaaaatgcatGCCATTCTGAGGTGTTGCCCTTGGATGAGGACATGCCATACACCTCTGGACACTATGGTTTGAATGTTGGTAAGACCAAAAACACCAACTACTAAGACGTGATGCACAGAACTGCACAACTAATCCACAGTTTGGTAGAAATTCCTGTGTCTGAAAACAAAGCTGTGATGATGACGCTCCTACTAAATGAGTCTAGAATCAGTTTTTGGGTTGGACTCACGTATTCAGACCAAGTATAAAGACGGCCTATGAGAACATGTATGTTTGTGGTCTTAACAGCTGGGAAGGATAAATGTACTCCCTCACTGGTTCAGTACAGATCACTGGAAACCTAAGCACAGTTTATCTTAACCTGATGCATTAATGCCAGTAATGGTGGTTGTATTTGGTTCCCTTCTTGGTGCAAAGCTGGTGCAAATCCCATGTGACCTGAGGCTGGATGATCAACTGTAATTTAACGAGTTACTCACCGTGTCTCCTATTTTAAGTCCTGAGCAGGATCTAACGCCGGGTACTAACTCTCCGTTGAGGCATGTGGCATTAAACGACAAGCTCAGCTCATCCGGAACGTTCAACACCTCCAACTCTGCCTTTGACCTGATATTCTATAGGGGTAAAAGGGCAGAGAGTCACCGTCATGTTGTTCAGTCTACTCTAAACTTACTGCATTTTTCAAACTTATACCAAAACACCGTTGAGTTGTGAATTcagattgatcagaaggtgggctataattcaaatcaaatgTTATAGTACCAACTAaattacagggacttgtatgtaatctaaaactaatcattaactgattaaaaataaaaacatatggtTGATCTAGTGATATTACCAGTAAGGTGAAATACAACTATTtcatgcttttatagaaaaagaatcaactttggggtggtgaAAGTAACTTCACTTTACGTTGGGCAGCATCAcattttttgattattttcttataatggCATgctccaaagtgttttatttctttatgtatCGGAATTGTAACTTTCACACCGCTCCCCAATTTAAGCGAAGACATGGATGTCATGTAACAGTGGTGATTTCTAGTTGGgaattgtgtagtgtgtatCTCACCGCATACGCATCCAGGATGAGTTCGATGACATTTTTCGAGTCATAAGACAGTTTCCCAACAGTGGTACCAGGAATCAGCTTACTGTAATTctgagagatgggggggggggggggggggtgcgggGATCAGTGAGTGGGTACAGAGGTGCAACAATGTGCAATGTGACAAGACAGTAGGCGGCAATGGCAGCTTTAATGTAAGcatgtgactgagtgtgtgtctgtgtgtgtgtgtgtgtgtgtgtgtgtgtgtgtgtgtgtgtgtgtgtgagtgtaagtaagaataagaagagaaaaaaaagtgtgggtGAAagcatgtttctttctttatgtaCTCACTAGGTACAGAGGTACCACATTCTCAGTTACAGCAAAGATGAGGTTAATATTATTCTCAGCCAGTTTGTCAGTGAGCATTCCAATGGAGGGATAGTCctacaatacaaatacaaatacagtaaaTCAACCCACAGAGATAAAATACCCCTTTATCCAGGCCTGTATCCCAAACTAGTTTCAATACACTCTATTTCAAATAAATTCTGTCATCCTACATTAGGgagaaaatattaataaacacaaacacagctagCCAGACTGACCAGGATAGCAGTCTTGGCATAGATGTTGTCATTATTAACATAACATTGTCCGTCATTGGGCTGGACAAGGCCTGCGATTCTGCCATCCAGCGCAATGTGGCTTGTAGCGTCTGTAGTAAACACCAGGAGGTGGGATGCATCAGGCCGCCACCCAATTTTATCCTAATATACAGATGGAAAGAGATTAAGATTTTCAACATATTTTCTTCTTATTGGTTCCTGCCATATAAATCCATTTGAATAAGCTGAaactatagaaattataatgtattagaacaggTCCATTGATAAaaagctgtgatttgaattacagccagcacaactgtcagagctgcgtttatacatacagtaattattcagattttaatcaagagtgtgtgtgttaccttgcAGACCACGGCCTGCATGATTGCATCAAATCCTCCTTCTGGTGAGTCTCTGTTACGTGATACTTCCTGTTTTTTCACTTCCTCTGTGAAACGAGTAACCTGCTCCGTAAGTGACAGGACGTTCTTATAACCGAATTGCCGTGAGCAGGTAGTGGCAATGCTGTAACACCCAACAATGCAAAAGGGGTCACGCACAGAAAAAAGAGGCAGACATAAAAATTATACCAAAGCTATAGCTTGGAGTGAATCCATTtgcatatactatatatatgaacatttcTGATACAATCTTACCCAAGGCAGGGATTGCTTATGGCCTCGTCTGGAAACATATACATGTACGGTGAGAGTGTTTTGTCCACAAATGCCCCAAACCCCATTTGCAGGTTACTAGTTTTACTACCCATAGCTTCAGCCAGAGCACTGCCGAGGGAGCGGAGGCTGTTTAAGTCATCTTTCATAGAATAGGACAAATCCATCAGGTAGTAGAGGTCTACAGGGTAATCAGAGACCTGCCGAACGGTCACTGTAAAACGTTTCGAGTCATCTGTTGGCAAtggagagaaggtgagagaaaaagagaaagtgtgagagagagagagagaaagagagagagagagagcgagagcaagagagagagagagagagagagagagcaagagagagagcgagagcaagagagagagagagaggatgagagagcaagaaagagaataTATAGTGATTATTAAAATGGTTAGATCAGGGATTCTCATTTCTCATTCGGTGCCcctttaatgtaaaaatatttcatgaatTCTGTTATgatccaactattcaaatattaagcaCATTAGGCAAATATGtaccattatttttttatttactgaagctaTAACTTTTTATTCCTAAACTTTCTTCTCATCAAACCTAAATAATTTATACCGTTTTTGATATTTGAAACAAATGTATTACATAAATAGCACTTCTTGGTTTTATTAAAATCGCAGTTAGATTAAATTTGTTATTAACTATGCGTTTTAAAATTACTGAGGTTTAGATTAGGAAATGAATAACTTCCTGTAAGAAGTACATTTTCGAGCAGTTTATTAGGtttataacaacaataactgaATATTAATGATAACAACTAAATCAGTGGTAATAGATCAATGTTAGTCATAAGGTCAGCTATCAtcacatcattaaaaaataataataaaatcttgaaCCCTCTAGCTATGTCACCTTAATGATCCATTAAGAACCAGagatataatattaaaaaaaaaaaacagcaaatatgctgacttatatatatacaaataattgTTTGTGTTCAAACTGAGACACACCTGGCCTCAAGGTCAGCTGGATGCGCTGTGGTCGAATCTGAGTGATGTCACCAGTCGAGCCTTGAGCGCGGTCACTGAGGGGGCGGTCCTCTTCCACTACAATGCTACTAACTGGAGACTCAATAAACTCTGCTTTACATCCAGACTGGAGCAAGATGGACTTTAGGTCACAACGGGAAACAGTGGAGCTGCTGGGATCCATGTCCTGATACAaatccatgcacacacacacacacacacacacacacacacacacacacacacacacacgaatgcaTAGACACCCATTATTGACATTGTTAAGTGATCAGCACCCAGTGATGATAATACATGTCAAAAAATTACTGAAATGTACTGGGGACAAAATTCATGGCAGGCCAAAAAAGTGTTTTGTGCAATCATGAAATGATAGCTGCTTTAGATGTATTTTCAAAATTAGGTGATGGATGGGTATAAATGTCTTTTTGTGAGGCCAACAATACTGGGCATGTTAAAAAACTGGTGGGGACAAGCTGGGGACAAACATACAAGCTAAATGCTTGTCATTTTAATGCATTCAATAAGCAATCATTTGATATCTTAGTAAATTTACATTTCAAAAGTCAATTTAATGATTCATTCCTGATAGTTTTACTTGATTGTGTTAAACAAGTTTGtacattatacatttacatacttGGCTTAACTTTAGCCAACTTTTGCTAACATACTCCGTATACTGTAGGTCTCAAACATATCCAGTATTATCTCTTTATATGTTGTTGGAATCTTTTGGTGGTTTAGCGTGATGGTGTAGACAGGACACGGCTTTTCTTTTTTGATGTTGCAGGCTATCTACAAAATGATCAGGCTTCTGTTGGCTTTTGTGTCTTCTAGCTAACTAGATTAACATCAATTTGTGAGATATGGGATTTTTATTATGGTCTCCATGCGAAGTACTGTAGACATAAACAATAATCTTTACAAGAACTGAATTGAACAAGAACTTGTTCCTATTTAAGAATCtcaaagaacaaaagaacactGAATACTGTGGAAAAAAGTGCAGTAATTTAGATGCGATGTAAATGATGTTACAGATGATCCGAAGTCTGGTTGGACAATTATTTATCTCACATTCTCTTGGACACTTGTGTAGCtgtaatatttttcttcttgacacatatttaacacagcattttttaaaatgcatatttaACACACTGTGTTACACTTTAAGGAATTTGTTACCAGCATGTTAATGAGGATGTGTGACAGGAAATGGTCAACCTTACTACGACTCTGTCTTCATTGGCTACAGTTTAACTT
This genomic interval from Ictalurus furcatus strain D&B chromosome 2, Billie_1.0, whole genome shotgun sequence contains the following:
- the itgb3a gene encoding integrin beta-3a; translation: MGMFLPHIWTVLAVLTALSTVSGSNICTSRGVGTCKECLSVHPSCAWCSQKDMDPSSSTVSRCDLKSILLQSGCKAEFIESPVSSIVVEEDRPLSDRAQGSTGDITQIRPQRIQLTLRPDDSKRFTVTVRQVSDYPVDLYYLMDLSYSMKDDLNSLRSLGSALAEAMGSKTSNLQMGFGAFVDKTLSPYMYMFPDEAISNPCLGIATTCSRQFGYKNVLSLTEQVTRFTEEVKKQEVSRNRDSPEGGFDAIMQAVVCKDKIGWRPDASHLLVFTTDATSHIALDGRIAGLVQPNDGQCYVNNDNIYAKTAILDYPSIGMLTDKLAENNINLIFAVTENVVPLYLNYSKLIPGTTVGKLSYDSKNVIELILDAYANIRSKAELEVLNVPDELSLSFNATCLNGELVPGVRSCSGLKIGDTVSFSVEAKLRSCPKVKSHTFSIKPLGFKETLQVTVNFACNCSCQDSAQPASPTCNNGTLECGVCRCDSGRLGPHCECTEADFNPNDTDSCKPSPGAAICNGRGDCVCGQCSCHSRDFGKVWGKYCECDDFSCIRSKGQLCSGHGDCVCGFCQCYPGWSGESCNCSTRTDTCMASIDLLCSGRGECLCGVCSCSLPGAYGATCEKCPTCPDSCTLKKDCVECKHYKRGPLFEKKSCNTAICRDEIQLVDELAFHEKSALNCSYKDEDDCIHHFQYYEDISGKSILYLVKEPECPKGPDILVVVGSVIGSIFLLGLAALLVWKLLVSIHDRREFAKFEEERAKAKWEAGNNPLYKGATTTFTNVTYSGNS